A region from the Luteitalea sp. genome encodes:
- a CDS encoding ATP-binding cassette domain-containing protein — protein MAQRRAYRWGSAVSASCSRSRLRPGLHTSSSSRFVRAVWCSPGRRSRPLGCICAASGDARRRHMRLQGSKIFAPDAWPHTEAPGEGAALRAHSLVKRFPGFQLGPVDLDVRLGHIYGLLGVNGAGKTTLLSCLAQQSAVSAGEILVGSRRVAWTDYSYRELVGFVRELPVLYEPLSAAQHVRLAARLFTRWDPALAEHWLDLFRIDRRKRVRHFSKGMRVKLALILALAHQPRFLLLDEPMNGIDIESRFELREFLQAIVADADAAILVASHVLQDVEALATDLIIIREGRIVFTSGYDALGSLAAWTLPPDGQMQIPPSHQLLRAWVDRRGPHLLTRGPVPILDMPVPSTNVRRASLEDVYLAFARGTDDKRMAPGQGTGD, from the coding sequence ATGGCGCAGCGGCGGGCATACAGATGGGGATCCGCTGTTTCGGCGTCCTGTTCGAGATCCCGCTTGCGACCGGGCCTCCACACGTCCTCGTCTTCACGATTCGTGCGTGCGGTTTGGTGCTCGCCGGGGCGTCGGTCGAGGCCTTTGGGATGTATCTGCGCAGCGTCGGGTGACGCTCGAAGGAGGCACATGCGGCTCCAGGGCTCCAAGATATTCGCACCAGACGCGTGGCCACATACCGAAGCACCAGGGGAGGGCGCCGCGCTTCGTGCACACAGCCTCGTGAAGCGGTTTCCAGGGTTCCAATTGGGCCCAGTCGACCTGGATGTTCGGCTCGGACACATCTACGGGCTGTTGGGAGTCAACGGCGCGGGGAAGACCACGCTGCTCTCTTGCCTGGCGCAACAGTCCGCTGTCTCGGCCGGTGAGATCCTTGTCGGCTCGCGTCGCGTGGCATGGACCGATTACTCGTATCGGGAGCTGGTTGGCTTCGTTCGAGAACTCCCAGTGCTCTACGAGCCATTATCCGCGGCACAGCACGTCCGTCTCGCCGCGCGGCTCTTCACGCGATGGGATCCGGCGCTTGCCGAACATTGGCTCGACCTCTTTCGAATCGACCGTCGAAAGCGCGTGCGCCACTTCTCCAAAGGCATGCGGGTCAAGTTGGCGCTCATCCTGGCGCTCGCCCATCAGCCGCGGTTCCTTCTGCTCGACGAGCCGATGAACGGCATCGACATCGAGAGTCGATTCGAGCTTCGAGAGTTCCTGCAGGCCATCGTTGCCGATGCGGACGCCGCAATTCTCGTTGCTTCACACGTGCTCCAGGACGTCGAGGCCCTGGCCACCGACCTGATCATCATCCGCGAAGGGCGCATCGTGTTCACGAGCGGCTACGACGCGCTCGGCTCACTCGCCGCGTGGACATTGCCGCCAGACGGACAGATGCAGATACCTCCTTCGCACCAGCTGCTCCGCGCCTGGGTGGACCGCCGTGGCCCACACCTGCTTACGCGCGGCCCTGTGCCGATACTCGATATGCCAGTGCCCTCCACCAACGTCAGGCGGGCATCCTTGGAAGACGTGTATCTTGCCTTCGCGCGAGGAACCGATGACAAACGAATGGCACCAGGTCAAGGCACTGGTGATTAA
- a CDS encoding PIN domain-containing protein has translation MIHVAVTDAHTLIWYGLRRFRKIGAAARKVLERADTGRAAVYVPTIALVEIAEAVYRGRIDIADGFATWADRLFSTHQFIPAELTLDVVLRAEELYAVPERGDRLIAATALDLGYPLLTRDPNLHRVPGLETVW, from the coding sequence ATGATCCACGTTGCCGTCACCGATGCGCACACGCTGATCTGGTACGGCCTCCGTCGATTCCGTAAGATCGGCGCCGCGGCGCGCAAGGTTCTGGAGCGAGCTGACACGGGACGCGCAGCAGTGTATGTGCCCACCATCGCGCTGGTGGAGATCGCCGAAGCCGTCTACCGCGGTCGGATCGATATCGCAGACGGGTTCGCCACGTGGGCCGACCGCCTCTTCAGCACACACCAGTTCATTCCAGCCGAGCTTACCCTCGACGTCGTTCTTCGTGCTGAAGAGCTGTATGCCGTTCCTGAACGTGGCGATCGTCTCATTGCCGCGACCGCCCTGGATCTTGGATATCCACTCCTGACCAGAGATCCTAATCTTCATCGCGTCCCGGGGCTGGAGACCGTCTGGTGA
- a CDS encoding UTRA domain-containing protein, protein MTSGQEQRTPRRQKVNPGAMVRKESPIPLYYQLKTAIEARIEEGGWPPDTQLPSERQLCDQFGISRITVRQALAELVREGRLVRSHGRGTYVAQAHLKKPVFPLVSFTEDLREHGLQAGARVLRFERTTPPPHVSLALRLAAGDKTILLQRLRLANHRPVAIETVHLPDRLCAGFLDEDMADRSLYATLGARYHIVPARARQQWQAVRCAASDAQLLAVPKGSPVLRIDQTTYDQRGRAFEYMESFFRGDKFIFFAELTNHSRVTRRQGRKATR, encoded by the coding sequence ATGACCAGCGGGCAAGAACAGCGTACGCCGCGCCGCCAAAAAGTCAACCCTGGCGCCATGGTCCGCAAAGAAAGCCCGATTCCCCTCTATTATCAGCTCAAGACGGCCATCGAGGCGCGGATCGAAGAGGGGGGCTGGCCGCCAGATACACAGCTGCCGTCGGAGCGCCAGCTCTGTGACCAATTCGGCATCAGCCGCATCACGGTTCGCCAGGCGCTCGCTGAGCTGGTGCGCGAGGGTCGGCTGGTCAGGAGCCACGGCCGCGGCACCTACGTCGCGCAAGCACACCTCAAGAAGCCAGTGTTCCCGCTGGTCAGCTTTACAGAAGACCTGCGCGAGCACGGGTTGCAAGCCGGCGCGCGTGTCCTCCGCTTCGAGCGGACGACACCACCGCCGCACGTCTCGCTCGCGCTCCGGCTGGCCGCTGGCGACAAGACCATCCTGCTGCAGCGGCTGCGCCTCGCCAATCACCGGCCGGTCGCAATCGAGACCGTGCATCTCCCAGATCGCCTCTGCGCCGGCTTCCTCGACGAAGACATGGCGGATCGGTCGCTCTACGCGACACTCGGGGCCCGCTATCACATCGTTCCGGCACGTGCCCGGCAGCAGTGGCAGGCGGTGCGCTGTGCCGCCTCCGATGCTCAGCTGCTCGCCGTGCCGAAGGGCAGTCCTGTCCTGCGCATCGATCAAACCACCTACGATCAGCGCGGCCGCGCGTTCGAGTACATGGAGTCGTTCTTCCGCGGCGACAAGTTCATCTTCTTTGCCGAGCTCACCAATCACAGCAGAGTGACCAGACGACAAGGCCGGAAGGCGACGCGGTGA
- a CDS encoding FtsX-like permease family protein, whose product MLNWLSQLAAVTAVNVRSIPQRLGSSAVAVVGIAGVVIVFVAVLSIGRGFQAAMTTAGDPQTAIVMRAGSDSEMSSIIERDSVQIIKDATGVLRGPNGATASAELFVIVNHPKASTGTDANVPLRGVEPAAFAVRDEVQMVEGRRFETGRNEIIVGRAAARQFGGLEVGRTVRWGQNTWTVTGIFEAAGGISESEIWCDAGVLQPAYRRGNTFQTVFARLESPEAFQTFKDALTTDPRLDVDVERETDYYAEQSTVLTQLITTLGFAIAGLMGVGAIFGAVNTMYTAVATRTREIATLRALGFGGSPVVFSVLAESAVLALIGGVLGGLAAWAIFDGVQTSTINFQSFSQVAFAFRVTPELLFQGLFYALVMGLLGGLLPAIRAARLPVVVALREL is encoded by the coding sequence ATGCTGAACTGGCTATCGCAGCTCGCGGCCGTGACCGCTGTCAACGTGCGCAGCATTCCCCAGCGCCTTGGCTCCTCCGCGGTGGCGGTCGTTGGCATTGCCGGTGTGGTCATCGTCTTCGTTGCAGTCCTCTCGATCGGCCGGGGCTTTCAGGCCGCAATGACGACGGCGGGGGATCCGCAGACGGCCATCGTGATGCGCGCGGGGAGCGACTCGGAGATGTCGAGCATCATCGAGCGCGACAGCGTGCAGATCATCAAGGATGCGACCGGCGTGCTGCGCGGCCCGAACGGCGCCACCGCATCCGCCGAGCTTTTCGTAATCGTGAACCACCCCAAGGCTTCCACCGGCACGGATGCGAACGTACCGTTGCGCGGCGTGGAGCCGGCAGCGTTCGCCGTTCGTGATGAAGTGCAAATGGTGGAAGGACGACGGTTCGAGACGGGCCGCAACGAGATCATTGTCGGAAGGGCTGCGGCGCGACAGTTCGGCGGGCTCGAAGTGGGCCGGACCGTCCGCTGGGGGCAGAATACCTGGACGGTGACCGGTATCTTCGAGGCGGCTGGTGGGATCTCGGAGTCGGAGATCTGGTGCGACGCGGGTGTGCTGCAACCGGCGTATCGACGGGGCAACACCTTCCAAACGGTGTTTGCCAGGCTGGAGTCTCCCGAAGCGTTCCAGACGTTCAAGGACGCCCTCACGACGGACCCACGGCTCGATGTGGATGTGGAACGTGAGACCGACTACTACGCCGAGCAGTCGACCGTCCTCACGCAGCTCATTACGACCCTCGGCTTTGCCATTGCTGGTCTGATGGGCGTCGGTGCCATTTTCGGCGCGGTGAACACGATGTACACCGCCGTGGCGACGCGCACGCGCGAGATCGCGACGCTCCGCGCGCTTGGCTTCGGGGGCAGTCCGGTCGTCTTCTCGGTCCTCGCGGAGTCTGCAGTGCTGGCGCTCATTGGAGGCGTGCTGGGCGGCCTTGCTGCGTGGGCCATCTTCGATGGCGTGCAGACCTCGACAATCAACTTTCAGTCGTTCAGCCAGGTCGCATTTGCCTTTCGGGTGACGCCGGAGCTGCTCTTTCAGGGGCTCTTCTATGCCCTGGTCATGGGCCTACTGGGTGGGCTTCTTCCCGCGATTCGCGCCGCGCGCCTGCCGGTAGTCGTGGCACTCAGGGAGCTGTAG
- a CDS encoding FtsX-like permease family protein — translation MKFLPLVWRNLMRRKVRTIFTALSILVAFVLFGALMAIRGGFSLGIELAGADRLVMIHKVSFIQPLPIAYGARIAATSGVTAVTHASWFGGIYQDERNFFANMAVEPESFLEMYPEYVLPEDQKKTWLADRTGAIVGRALVERFGWKIGDRIPLQAPIWRKPDGSAWEFTIDGIYDSGKQGTDITQMFFHYDYLNETRDEEARDIVGWYTIRVADPSGAANLADRIDAQFANSAAETKTSTEKAFVQAFANQIGDIGAIMIAILVTVLFTILLVSGNTMAQSIRERTNELAVLKTLGFTDRHVLGLVLLESLLLAVVAGLLGLGVAWLIILQGDPTGGLLPAFYLPTRDIVIGIILIVALGLVAGALPAWRAGQLKIVDALRQQG, via the coding sequence ATGAAGTTCCTGCCGCTCGTCTGGCGCAATCTCATGCGCCGTAAGGTCCGCACAATCTTCACGGCGCTCTCCATTCTGGTCGCGTTCGTGCTCTTCGGAGCGTTGATGGCCATTCGAGGCGGATTTTCGCTCGGCATCGAGCTGGCCGGCGCAGATCGCCTGGTCATGATCCACAAGGTCTCGTTCATCCAGCCGCTGCCAATCGCGTACGGGGCGCGCATCGCCGCGACGTCAGGCGTGACCGCCGTGACACACGCCTCCTGGTTTGGCGGCATCTATCAGGATGAACGGAACTTCTTCGCGAACATGGCGGTCGAGCCCGAGTCGTTTCTCGAGATGTACCCGGAGTACGTGCTTCCAGAGGATCAGAAGAAGACGTGGCTCGCGGATCGCACCGGTGCGATCGTTGGCCGGGCCCTGGTCGAGCGCTTCGGCTGGAAGATCGGGGATCGTATTCCCTTGCAGGCGCCGATTTGGCGAAAACCGGATGGCTCGGCCTGGGAGTTCACGATCGACGGCATCTACGACTCAGGGAAACAGGGCACCGACATCACACAGATGTTCTTTCACTATGACTACCTGAACGAGACACGTGATGAAGAGGCTCGTGACATCGTCGGCTGGTACACCATTCGCGTGGCCGATCCAAGCGGTGCCGCGAATCTGGCCGATCGGATCGACGCGCAGTTCGCCAACTCCGCTGCGGAAACGAAGACGTCAACCGAGAAGGCGTTCGTACAGGCGTTCGCAAACCAGATCGGCGACATCGGCGCCATCATGATTGCCATCCTCGTGACAGTGCTCTTCACGATCCTGCTGGTCTCCGGGAACACCATGGCGCAATCGATCCGGGAGCGCACCAATGAGCTCGCGGTGCTGAAGACGCTCGGCTTCACTGACAGACATGTGCTGGGGCTCGTGCTGCTGGAGTCTTTGCTGCTGGCGGTGGTCGCTGGCCTGCTCGGTCTCGGTGTTGCCTGGCTGATCATTCTCCAGGGTGATCCGACCGGCGGTCTTTTGCCTGCGTTCTACCTGCCGACGCGAGACATCGTCATCGGCATCATCCTCATCGTCGCGCTGGGTCTCGTGGCTGGCGCGCTGCCAGCCTGGCGTGCCGGACAGCTCAAGATCGTCGACGCGTTGAGACAGCAAGGGTGA
- a CDS encoding ATP-binding cassette domain-containing protein, with amino-acid sequence MSTDSVLVKVQDVHKVYHRGSERIDVLQGVNLDVESGDFLALMGPSGSGKTTLLNLLGGLDRPSEGSIDVAGERIDQMSGGRLSRWRSENVGFVFQLYNLLPVLTAERNVELPLLLTSLSRAERRRRAQVALSVVGLGERAKHYPRQLSGGQEQRVGIARAIVHDPTLLLCDEPTGDLDRKSGDEILELLRVLNQEHGKTILMVTHDPHAAACARRVVHLEKGRLNAEVAA; translated from the coding sequence ATGAGTACGGACAGCGTTCTCGTCAAGGTTCAGGACGTACACAAGGTCTACCACCGTGGGAGCGAGCGGATCGACGTCTTGCAGGGGGTCAACCTCGACGTCGAGAGCGGAGACTTCCTTGCGCTCATGGGGCCGTCCGGCTCTGGCAAGACCACGTTGCTCAACCTCTTGGGCGGGCTCGATCGGCCGAGCGAGGGCAGCATCGACGTGGCTGGTGAGCGGATCGATCAGATGTCTGGTGGACGGCTGTCGCGCTGGCGGTCGGAGAACGTCGGCTTCGTCTTTCAGCTCTACAATCTCCTGCCGGTGCTCACGGCTGAACGGAACGTCGAGCTGCCATTGCTGCTCACCAGCCTCTCGCGCGCGGAGCGGAGGCGGCGCGCCCAGGTGGCCTTGTCGGTCGTCGGTCTCGGGGAGCGCGCGAAGCATTACCCGCGGCAGCTTTCCGGCGGCCAGGAACAGCGGGTCGGCATCGCGCGAGCCATCGTCCATGATCCGACGCTGCTGCTGTGCGACGAGCCGACCGGTGATCTCGATCGCAAGTCTGGGGATGAGATTCTGGAGCTCTTGCGCGTGCTCAACCAGGAGCATGGCAAGACGATTTTGATGGTGACGCACGACCCGCACGCAGCCGCCTGCGCGCGCCGCGTCGTGCATCTCGAAAAGGGCCGGCTGAACGCGGAGGTGGCCGCATGA
- a CDS encoding efflux RND transporter periplasmic adaptor subunit has translation MTDLKTDLASLRLDRSSKRGGSTWRAWGTALVLVLVLAGGGWWWVTRTQAATVRTANAVAQSSGGAGGGQTVLNASGYVTARRRATVSAKITGRLVDVLVDEGMRVRAGQVLARLDDSMFRAALALAEAQLTSAEKLLAENEVRLREAERQLGRQDRLTNEGIVPQADLDTAQAEVDALGARIAAGQQEVAVAQRQVIVRRTELADTVITAPYSGVAITKDAQPGEMISPGAQGGSFTRTGICTIVDMSSLEIEVDVNEAYIQRVSPNQRVSAVLDAYPDWEIPGRVITTVPAADRQKATVLVRIRFEQLDPRILPDMGVKVAFLQDAPQDGTGSQTTEAQPRVLVPKGAVRSVDGSNIVFVVRDGRAERRAVRVGAADGDQLEVLSGLTGGERVVVEGPADLADGTTVEEVSRS, from the coding sequence ATGACGGACCTGAAAACAGATCTCGCATCGCTGCGCCTGGACCGGAGCTCCAAGCGTGGTGGCTCGACATGGCGCGCCTGGGGGACGGCTCTCGTGCTGGTGCTCGTCCTTGCGGGTGGTGGTTGGTGGTGGGTGACGCGCACGCAGGCTGCCACCGTACGCACTGCAAACGCTGTCGCGCAGAGCAGCGGCGGCGCCGGCGGCGGCCAAACCGTCCTGAATGCCTCCGGCTATGTGACGGCGCGGCGCCGCGCCACGGTCTCGGCCAAGATCACCGGTAGGCTGGTGGACGTGCTGGTCGACGAGGGGATGCGAGTGCGCGCCGGCCAAGTGCTGGCGCGCCTCGATGACTCCATGTTTCGCGCCGCGCTGGCGCTCGCCGAGGCGCAGCTCACCTCTGCAGAGAAGCTGCTCGCCGAGAACGAAGTGCGTCTTCGAGAGGCGGAGCGTCAACTCGGCCGGCAAGATCGGCTCACGAACGAGGGCATCGTGCCGCAGGCGGATCTCGACACAGCGCAAGCGGAAGTGGACGCGCTTGGCGCCCGCATCGCGGCGGGCCAGCAAGAGGTGGCCGTCGCTCAGCGGCAGGTGATCGTGCGCCGCACGGAGCTCGCCGACACTGTGATCACGGCACCCTACAGCGGAGTCGCGATCACGAAGGATGCACAACCGGGCGAGATGATCTCGCCGGGGGCGCAGGGCGGCAGTTTCACGCGGACGGGTATCTGCACCATCGTGGACATGTCGTCGCTCGAGATCGAGGTGGATGTCAACGAGGCGTACATCCAGCGCGTGTCGCCCAATCAACGCGTGTCGGCTGTGCTCGATGCGTACCCTGATTGGGAGATCCCGGGACGCGTGATCACGACCGTTCCGGCCGCCGACCGCCAGAAGGCCACGGTGCTGGTACGGATTCGGTTCGAGCAGCTCGATCCGAGGATTCTGCCCGACATGGGCGTGAAGGTGGCCTTCCTGCAGGATGCCCCCCAAGATGGCACTGGGTCGCAGACGACCGAGGCCCAGCCACGCGTCCTCGTGCCGAAGGGGGCCGTCCGGTCCGTCGACGGCAGCAACATCGTGTTCGTCGTGCGTGATGGCCGTGCCGAGCGTCGCGCCGTGCGTGTCGGTGCCGCGGACGGTGATCAGCTCGAAGTGCTGTCAGGTCTGACTGGCGGCGAGCGAGTCGTGGTTGAAGGGCCGGCCGATCTCGCGGACGGTACCACGGTTGAGGAGGTTTCTCGGTCATGA
- a CDS encoding CusA/CzcA family heavy metal efflux RND transporter has product MIAAIVRWSYARPALVLLLASAGTLVGALSFQGLRRDVFPDLATPVFNVIVQNPAMGAEELETGVSIPIEVALAGLPNVRRVRSVSQLGVARVTIEFQPEADYYLSRQFVAERLSQLSGELPPGTDAPLLSSLTGRLNEIFEFTLEAEEGAADLMTLRDLAEFEVRNRLLAVPGVSTVERLGGYLRQFQVQIDPERMVARGVTLEELLHAVDESNLNASGGFVTQGDLEWTIRAVGRAEGAVDLQSTVVAVRGGVPVLLSDVADVREAPATRRGLAHRLRGEVVSCRVAKQFGADTVEVATGIRRAITEISASLPEGVHLRVVYDQSQLVDSALGGVSRAVLLGAIFVVLVLLAFLGNVRAALIVTLTIPCSIALAGLLLDRFDIGLNTMTLGGLAIAVGLLVDASIIVVENVLHRLGEPSEASSWERARGAAIEVGRPIAFATMTVVAVFVPLFGMTGIEGRMYRPLAAAVIATLVASLGLALTVTPVAAGWLLRRSPQAGSSAGEETWIIRRIKRAYRPLLDLCLRRSGAVAIVSTVVALPLVVLSGRIGTDFMPALDEGAFLLQTVLPPEASLEQVDRLNHRVEDALRAFPEVEDVVRRTGRAERTEDPMPHTLSDVLVALAPDRSRTLDELETAMREAVSAFPGVSVLFTTPLGMRIDEGLGGTPADLSVRIFGPDLARLRSLAADAHRAIEGVRGIADLRVESLTELPQLRIRVDRQAAARVGLAPGDIVRAVRVGLVGEEASEVWVGQRRFDLLVRLQDVWRNDANRIGRLLLNTHAGVPIPLNTVAKIEEVFGPGAIRREAGARRIAIDASVTGRDLGTTAAEIGDLLAERLELPAGYFIDVGGRVESQQRAARSLAVATAVGILAVVVLLYLALGSFRETLLILATLPNAFVGAIVALYLSGGTWNVSSLVGLIGLFGIAVQNGLVLATQTHGLMADGVPFVDAVREASLGRVRPKLMTAGTAILGLLPILVLRFEGTEIERPLAVVMVGGLVTSTLFTLLVLPAFYTLLGRRVTSSP; this is encoded by the coding sequence ATGATTGCTGCCATCGTTCGCTGGTCTTACGCGCGGCCCGCGCTGGTGCTCCTCTTGGCGTCAGCCGGCACGCTCGTCGGCGCGCTGTCGTTCCAAGGGCTCCGCCGCGACGTGTTCCCCGACCTTGCGACCCCCGTCTTCAACGTCATCGTCCAGAATCCAGCCATGGGGGCGGAGGAGTTGGAGACGGGCGTCTCCATTCCGATAGAAGTTGCGCTCGCCGGGCTGCCCAACGTCCGACGTGTTCGATCGGTCTCGCAGCTCGGTGTCGCACGAGTCACCATCGAGTTTCAGCCCGAGGCCGACTACTACCTCTCTCGTCAGTTCGTCGCGGAGCGGCTCTCACAGCTCAGTGGGGAGCTCCCACCAGGCACCGATGCGCCGCTGCTCTCGAGCCTGACGGGACGTTTGAACGAGATCTTCGAGTTCACACTCGAAGCAGAGGAGGGCGCCGCGGATCTGATGACGCTGCGTGACCTGGCAGAGTTCGAGGTGAGGAACCGCCTGCTCGCCGTGCCTGGTGTCTCGACCGTGGAGCGGCTTGGTGGGTATCTTCGGCAGTTTCAGGTCCAGATCGATCCCGAGCGGATGGTCGCGCGCGGGGTGACGCTCGAGGAGCTGCTCCACGCGGTCGACGAGAGCAACCTGAACGCCTCCGGCGGATTCGTGACCCAGGGAGATCTGGAATGGACGATCCGTGCGGTCGGACGCGCCGAAGGAGCTGTCGATCTCCAGAGCACGGTCGTGGCTGTACGTGGCGGCGTACCGGTCCTGCTGTCGGACGTCGCGGATGTGCGCGAAGCGCCGGCAACGCGGCGCGGTTTGGCGCACCGGCTCCGTGGCGAGGTCGTGAGCTGCCGCGTGGCCAAGCAGTTCGGCGCAGACACGGTGGAGGTTGCGACGGGCATCCGTCGCGCCATCACTGAGATCAGCGCCAGCCTGCCGGAAGGCGTCCACCTTCGTGTCGTGTACGACCAGTCACAACTGGTCGACTCGGCGCTCGGAGGTGTGAGTCGCGCGGTGCTCCTCGGCGCCATCTTCGTCGTTCTGGTGCTGCTGGCCTTTCTTGGCAACGTGCGCGCGGCGCTCATCGTGACGCTCACGATTCCGTGCTCGATCGCCCTTGCTGGCCTGCTGCTCGACCGCTTCGACATCGGCCTGAACACGATGACCCTTGGCGGGTTGGCCATTGCCGTCGGCTTGCTCGTCGACGCGTCGATCATCGTGGTCGAGAACGTGCTGCACAGGCTGGGCGAGCCAAGCGAAGCGTCGTCGTGGGAGCGTGCGCGCGGCGCGGCTATCGAAGTTGGCCGGCCGATTGCGTTTGCGACGATGACGGTCGTGGCGGTGTTCGTGCCGCTGTTCGGGATGACGGGGATCGAGGGCCGAATGTATCGCCCGCTGGCAGCGGCGGTGATCGCCACGCTGGTGGCCTCTCTCGGTCTGGCACTGACGGTCACGCCCGTGGCGGCTGGTTGGCTGCTGCGCCGCTCGCCCCAAGCGGGGTCGAGCGCTGGCGAGGAGACATGGATCATTCGGCGGATCAAACGGGCCTACCGACCGCTGCTCGACCTCTGCCTGCGCCGGTCCGGCGCCGTTGCCATCGTATCGACAGTCGTCGCGTTACCGCTCGTCGTGTTGAGCGGGCGCATTGGCACCGATTTCATGCCCGCGCTCGACGAAGGCGCCTTCCTCCTCCAAACCGTCCTTCCACCGGAGGCGTCACTCGAGCAAGTCGACCGACTCAATCATCGCGTCGAGGATGCGCTCCGCGCGTTTCCCGAGGTAGAGGATGTCGTTCGGCGGACGGGACGGGCGGAGCGCACCGAGGACCCGATGCCGCACACGCTGTCGGATGTCCTGGTCGCGCTCGCGCCGGATCGCTCGCGCACGCTGGACGAGCTCGAGACGGCCATGCGCGAGGCGGTCTCGGCATTTCCTGGTGTCTCCGTCCTGTTCACGACGCCGCTCGGTATGCGCATCGATGAGGGGCTCGGCGGGACGCCCGCGGATCTGTCGGTCCGGATCTTTGGCCCGGATCTCGCCAGGCTGCGCAGCCTTGCTGCAGACGCGCATCGCGCGATCGAGGGGGTGCGTGGGATCGCGGATCTCCGCGTGGAGTCCCTGACCGAGCTGCCGCAACTTCGCATCCGCGTCGACCGGCAGGCGGCGGCGCGGGTGGGACTGGCGCCTGGAGATATCGTTCGCGCCGTGCGGGTCGGGCTCGTCGGAGAAGAAGCGTCCGAAGTCTGGGTAGGACAACGTCGCTTCGACCTGTTGGTTCGGCTGCAGGACGTCTGGCGAAACGACGCAAACAGGATCGGTCGGCTGCTCCTGAACACCCACGCGGGTGTGCCGATTCCTCTCAACACGGTCGCGAAGATTGAAGAGGTCTTCGGGCCTGGGGCGATTCGACGAGAAGCAGGGGCGCGACGTATCGCCATTGATGCGAGCGTGACCGGGCGCGATCTCGGAACGACCGCGGCTGAGATCGGAGACCTCCTCGCCGAAAGGCTCGAGCTCCCGGCAGGCTACTTCATCGATGTTGGAGGACGGGTCGAGAGCCAGCAACGGGCGGCGCGCTCGCTGGCGGTGGCAACCGCCGTCGGCATCCTGGCGGTTGTCGTGTTGCTCTACCTGGCGTTGGGCTCGTTTCGCGAGACGTTGCTGATTCTCGCAACGCTGCCCAACGCGTTCGTTGGCGCCATTGTGGCGCTCTATCTGAGCGGAGGCACGTGGAACGTTTCCTCCCTCGTTGGCCTCATCGGCCTCTTTGGTATCGCGGTTCAGAACGGCCTCGTGCTGGCGACGCAGACGCACGGCCTCATGGCGGACGGCGTCCCCTTTGTGGACGCCGTCCGCGAAGCCAGTCTCGGCCGCGTGCGCCCAAAGCTGATGACCGCGGGCACCGCCATCCTTGGCCTGCTACCGATTCTCGTGCTGCGCTTCGAGGGAACGGAGATCGAGCGACCCCTCGCGGTCGTGATGGTCGGCGGGCTCGTCACGTCGACGCTCTTCACCTTGCTCGTTCTGCCTGCGTTCTATACGCTGCTGGGCCGACGGGTGACCTCCTCACCGTAG